A genomic stretch from Mycobacteriales bacterium includes:
- a CDS encoding alpha/beta fold hydrolase gives MRVRGFDFDVRDEGDRSGEAVVLLHGFPAYAGSWDRLTPGLIEAGYRVVRPDQRGYSPGARPTGRRAYAGGELAADVLAILDELGLDRVHLVGHDWGGSVAWRIGATAPDRLRTLTAVSTPHPAALVHSFVSSLQGLRSWYMGAAQLPQVPERLLLASGGAPLLRALRRSGLPAATAEDYVARMREPGALAAALNWYRAIAYDRDGAGRVTTPTLYVWGTGDSFLGRAAAEDTARFVTGPYTFLPLDGAGHWIPEVEPERLLQPLLAHLRT, from the coding sequence GTGCGCGTCCGCGGGTTCGACTTCGACGTCCGGGACGAGGGCGACCGGTCCGGCGAGGCGGTCGTGCTGCTGCACGGCTTCCCCGCGTACGCCGGCTCCTGGGACCGGCTGACGCCGGGGCTCATCGAGGCCGGCTACCGGGTCGTCCGGCCCGACCAGCGGGGCTACTCGCCGGGCGCGCGCCCCACCGGCCGCCGGGCGTACGCCGGGGGCGAGCTGGCCGCGGACGTGCTGGCGATCCTGGACGAGCTCGGGCTGGACCGGGTGCACCTGGTCGGCCACGACTGGGGTGGCTCGGTCGCCTGGCGGATCGGCGCGACCGCCCCGGACCGGCTGCGGACACTGACCGCGGTCTCGACCCCGCACCCGGCCGCGCTGGTGCACAGCTTCGTCTCCAGCCTCCAGGGCCTGCGCAGCTGGTACATGGGCGCGGCCCAGCTCCCGCAGGTCCCGGAACGGCTGCTGCTGGCCTCCGGCGGCGCGCCGCTGCTGCGGGCCCTGCGCCGCAGCGGTCTCCCGGCCGCCACCGCCGAGGACTACGTGGCCCGGATGCGGGAGCCGGGCGCGCTCGCCGCCGCGCTGAACTGGTACCGCGCGATCGCGTACGACCGGGACGGCGCCGGCCGCGTCACCACCCCGACCCTGTACGTCTGGGGCACCGGCGACAGCTTCCTCGGCCGGGCCGCCGCCGAGGACACCGCACGGTTCGTCACCGGTCCGTACACGTTCCTGCCGCTGGACGGGGCCGGGCACTGGATCCCGGAGGTCGAGCCGGAGCGGCTATTGCAGCCCCTGCTCGCTCACCTGCGCACGTAG
- a CDS encoding MBL fold metallo-hydrolase, producing the protein MSHPLYGTLRPVTPYASVLLARNPSPMTLDGTNTWLLRAPGSESCLVVDPGPADEAHLRAVAEAAGRVAEILLTHGHPDHSEGTAALRELTGAPVRALDPAQRLGGAGLGEGDVVAAAGVELRVLATPGHTSDSLCFTLDDSVLTGDTVLGRGTTVVAHPDGRLGPYLDSLRRLRDLGTRTVLPGHGPELPDLGAVAEAYLAHRAERLEQVRAALESLGPDAAAADVVRVVYADVDEVLWPAAELSVRAQLDYVRR; encoded by the coding sequence GTGAGCCACCCGCTCTACGGCACGCTCCGGCCGGTCACGCCGTACGCGTCGGTGCTGCTGGCCCGCAACCCGTCCCCGATGACCCTGGACGGCACCAACACCTGGCTGCTGCGAGCCCCCGGGTCGGAGTCCTGCCTGGTCGTCGACCCCGGGCCGGCCGACGAGGCCCACCTGCGGGCGGTCGCGGAGGCGGCCGGGCGGGTCGCGGAGATCCTGCTGACGCACGGGCACCCGGACCACTCCGAGGGCACCGCGGCGCTGCGGGAGCTGACCGGGGCACCGGTGCGCGCGCTCGACCCGGCCCAGCGGCTCGGCGGCGCCGGCCTGGGGGAGGGCGACGTGGTCGCCGCGGCCGGGGTCGAGCTGCGGGTGCTGGCCACCCCCGGGCACACGTCCGACTCGCTCTGCTTCACCCTCGACGATTCCGTGCTCACCGGCGACACCGTGCTCGGGCGCGGGACGACGGTGGTGGCGCACCCGGACGGGCGGCTGGGGCCGTACCTGGACTCGCTGCGGCGGCTGCGCGACCTCGGGACCCGGACCGTGCTGCCGGGACACGGGCCGGAGCTGCCGGACCTGGGCGCGGTCGCCGAGGCGTACCTGGCCCATCGGGCGGAGCGGCTGGAGCAGGTCCGCGCCGCGCTGGAGTCGCTCGGGCCGGACGCGGCCGCCGCGGACGTCGTCCGGGTCGTCTACGCCGACGTCGACGAGGTGCTCTGGCCGGCCGCGGAGCTGTCCGTCCGGGCCCAGCTGGACTACGTGCGCAGGTGA
- a CDS encoding NUDIX hydrolase codes for MSEPEGPQGERGTTRADLTEERTERVPVRDAATVVLMRDAPAGPEVYLLRRVRGMAFAAGMTVFPGGAVDPRDADTAVGWTGPPPAEWTMPFDADEALARALLCAAVRETFEESGVLLAGPSAGEVCTTDGPDWEADRVGLEQRDFSLAELLARRALVLRADLLRPWAHWITPPQENVRRRYDTRFFVAALPAGQATRDVTSEADFVEWVRPADALAQQRAGERPMMPPTIVTLEEVADYPSVAAVLAAQRSVSRVQPEVSTIDGRPSVTLPNGRVLRLAQP; via the coding sequence ATGAGCGAGCCCGAGGGCCCGCAGGGCGAACGGGGAACGACGAGGGCCGACCTGACCGAGGAGCGTACGGAGCGCGTCCCGGTCCGCGATGCCGCGACCGTGGTGCTGATGCGGGACGCGCCCGCCGGTCCGGAGGTCTACCTGCTGCGGCGGGTGCGGGGGATGGCGTTCGCGGCCGGGATGACCGTGTTCCCCGGCGGTGCCGTCGACCCCCGCGACGCGGACACCGCGGTCGGCTGGACCGGGCCGCCGCCGGCGGAGTGGACCATGCCGTTCGACGCCGACGAGGCGCTGGCGCGCGCGCTGCTGTGCGCGGCGGTGCGGGAGACGTTCGAGGAGTCGGGCGTGCTGCTGGCCGGGCCGTCCGCGGGCGAGGTCTGCACCACCGACGGGCCGGACTGGGAGGCCGACCGGGTCGGCCTGGAGCAGCGTGACTTCTCGCTGGCCGAGCTGCTGGCCCGGCGCGCGCTGGTGCTGCGCGCGGACCTGCTGCGGCCCTGGGCGCACTGGATCACGCCGCCGCAGGAGAACGTCCGCCGCCGGTACGACACCCGCTTCTTCGTCGCCGCCCTGCCCGCGGGCCAGGCCACCCGGGACGTCACCTCCGAGGCCGACTTCGTGGAGTGGGTCCGGCCCGCGGACGCGCTGGCCCAGCAGCGCGCCGGCGAGCGGCCGATGATGCCGCCGACGATCGTGACGCTGGAGGAGGTGGCGGACTACCCGTCCGTCGCCGCCGTGCTGGCCGCGCAGCGGTCGGTGTCCCGGGTCCAGCCCGAGGTCTCCACGATCGACGGGCGGCCGTCGGTGACGCTGCCGAACGGGCGGGTGCTGCGGCTGGCCCAGCCGTGA